A single genomic interval of Canis lupus dingo isolate Sandy chromosome 6, ASM325472v2, whole genome shotgun sequence harbors:
- the RUSF1 gene encoding RUS family member 1 isoform X3: MRTGRVRSGGLGEECSEMAGGANLEAQLCSEQFGSGAARGCLAAADGSLQWEAWEWRWWGLSGPCPGRARGRDGGGGGTPGTASPRLSGLLVVFLPQGFPDSVSPDYLPYQLWDSVQAFASSLSGSLATHAVLLGIGVGNAEASVSAATATWLVKDSTGMLGRIIFAWWKGSKLDCNAKQWRLFADILNDVAMFLEIMAPIYPIFFTMTVCISNLAKCIVSVAGGATRAALTMHQARRNNMADVSAKDSSQETLVNLAGLLVSLLMLPLVSACPSVFELQQLVEGHQEPYLLHWDKSKSQVQVVLSQKAGPETILRAATHGLVLEALQGDGPLPRELEELRNRVLAGADKESWVIIKETHQVLDKLFPKFLKGLQDAGWKTEKHQLEVDEWRATWLPSPEKKIL, encoded by the exons ATGCGGACCGGCCGCGTTCGGTCCGGCGGGCTCGGAGAGGAGTGTTCCGAGATGGCTGGCGGTGCCAATCTTGAGGCCCAGCTGTGTTCCGAACAGTTCGGTtccggggcggcgcggggctgcCTCGCCGCCGCCGACGGCAGCTTGCAGTGGGAGGCTTGGGAGTGGCGCTGGTGGGGGCTCTCTGGGCCGTGCCCGGGGAGAGCCCGAGGACGGGATGGCGGCGGAGGGGGGACCCCCGGGACGGCTTCTCCGCGTCTCTCCGGCCTGTTGGTCGTGTTCCTGCCGCAGGGCTTCCCCGACAGCGTCAGCCCGGACTATCTGCCCTACCAGCTGTGGGATTCCGTGCAG GCCTTTGCTTCCAGCCTCTCGGGCTCCCTGGCCACGCACGCAGTCTTGCTGGGCATAGGGGTGGGGAACGCAGAAGCTTCTGTTTCAGCTGCCACCGCCACCTGGTTGGTGAAAG ATTCAACTGGCATGCTGGGCCGCATCATCTTTGCCTGGTGGAAGGG GAGTAAGCTGGACTGCAATGCCAAGCAGTGGAG GCTTTTTGCTGACATCCTCAATGATGTGGCCATGTTCCTTGAGATCATGGCTCCCATATATCCAATCTTTTTCACTATGACTGTCTGTATCAGCAACCTGGCCAAG TGCATCGTAAGCGTGGCTGGTGGGGCCACTCGGGCGGCCCTGACCATGCACCAGGCCAGGAGAAACAACATGGCTGATGTGTCAGCCAAGGATAGCAGCCAG GAGACACTGGTAAACCTGGCAGGGCTCCTGGTCAGCCTCTTGATGCTTCCCCTGGTGTCAGCTTGCCCGAG TGTCTTTGAGCTGCAGCAGCTGGTTGAAGGACACCAAGAACCCTACCTCCTTCACTGGGACAAATCAAAGA GCCAAGTGCAAGTCGTTTTGAGCCAGAAGGCAGGCCCTGAAACCATCCTAAGGGCTGCCACACACGGCCTGGTACTTGAAGCCCTGCAGGGAGATGGGCCCCTCCCAAGAGAGCTGGAGGAACTGAGGAACCGAGTACTGGCAG GTGCTGACAAAGAGAGCTGGGTCATCATCAAGGAGACACACCAAGTGTTGGACAAGCTCTTCCCAAAGTTCTTGAAAG GACTGCAGGATGCAGGCTGGAAGACTGAGAAGCACCAGCTAGAGGTGGATGAGTGGAGGGCCACGTGGCTTCCGTCTCCAGAAAAGAAGATCTTGTGA
- the RUSF1 gene encoding RUS family member 1 isoform X2 encodes MRTGRVRSGGLGEECSEMAGGANLEAQLCSEQFGSGAARGCLAAADGSLQWEAWEWRWWGLSGPCPGRARGRDGGGGGTPGTASPRLSGLLVVFLPQGFPDSVSPDYLPYQLWDSVQAFASSLSGSLATHAVLLGIGVGNAEASVSAATATWLVKDSTGMLGRIIFAWWKGSKLDCNAKQWRLFADILNDVAMFLEIMAPIYPIFFTMTVCISNLAKCIVSVAGGATRAALTMHQARRNNMADVSAKDSSQETLVNLAGLLVSLLMLPLVSACPSFSLSCFFFLTALHIYANYRAVRALVLETLNEDRLRLVLKHFLQRGEVLDPTSANQMEPLWTGFWPSLSLSLGVPLHRLISSVFELQQLVEGHQEPYLLHWDKSKSADKESWVIIKETHQVLDKLFPKFLKGLQDAGWKTEKHQLEVDEWRATWLPSPEKKIL; translated from the exons ATGCGGACCGGCCGCGTTCGGTCCGGCGGGCTCGGAGAGGAGTGTTCCGAGATGGCTGGCGGTGCCAATCTTGAGGCCCAGCTGTGTTCCGAACAGTTCGGTtccggggcggcgcggggctgcCTCGCCGCCGCCGACGGCAGCTTGCAGTGGGAGGCTTGGGAGTGGCGCTGGTGGGGGCTCTCTGGGCCGTGCCCGGGGAGAGCCCGAGGACGGGATGGCGGCGGAGGGGGGACCCCCGGGACGGCTTCTCCGCGTCTCTCCGGCCTGTTGGTCGTGTTCCTGCCGCAGGGCTTCCCCGACAGCGTCAGCCCGGACTATCTGCCCTACCAGCTGTGGGATTCCGTGCAG GCCTTTGCTTCCAGCCTCTCGGGCTCCCTGGCCACGCACGCAGTCTTGCTGGGCATAGGGGTGGGGAACGCAGAAGCTTCTGTTTCAGCTGCCACCGCCACCTGGTTGGTGAAAG ATTCAACTGGCATGCTGGGCCGCATCATCTTTGCCTGGTGGAAGGG GAGTAAGCTGGACTGCAATGCCAAGCAGTGGAG GCTTTTTGCTGACATCCTCAATGATGTGGCCATGTTCCTTGAGATCATGGCTCCCATATATCCAATCTTTTTCACTATGACTGTCTGTATCAGCAACCTGGCCAAG TGCATCGTAAGCGTGGCTGGTGGGGCCACTCGGGCGGCCCTGACCATGCACCAGGCCAGGAGAAACAACATGGCTGATGTGTCAGCCAAGGATAGCAGCCAG GAGACACTGGTAAACCTGGCAGGGCTCCTGGTCAGCCTCTTGATGCTTCCCCTGGTGTCAGCTTGCCCGAG CTTCAGCCTcagctgtttcttcttcctcaccGCCCTTCACATCTATGCCAACTACCGGGCAGTCCGAGCCCTTGTCCTAGAGACTTTGAACGAAGACCGGCTCCGGCTGGTTCTGAAGCACTTCCTCCAGAGGGGAGAGGTTCTTGACCCCACTTCAGCTAATCAGATGGAGCCACTGTGGACAG GTTTTTGGCCATCTCTGTCTCTATCCCTGGGGGTCCCCCTACACCGCTTAATCTCCAG TGTCTTTGAGCTGCAGCAGCTGGTTGAAGGACACCAAGAACCCTACCTCCTTCACTGGGACAAATCAAAGA GTGCTGACAAAGAGAGCTGGGTCATCATCAAGGAGACACACCAAGTGTTGGACAAGCTCTTCCCAAAGTTCTTGAAAG GACTGCAGGATGCAGGCTGGAAGACTGAGAAGCACCAGCTAGAGGTGGATGAGTGGAGGGCCACGTGGCTTCCGTCTCCAGAAAAGAAGATCTTGTGA
- the RUSF1 gene encoding RUS family member 1 isoform X1: MRTGRVRSGGLGEECSEMAGGANLEAQLCSEQFGSGAARGCLAAADGSLQWEAWEWRWWGLSGPCPGRARGRDGGGGGTPGTASPRLSGLLVVFLPQGFPDSVSPDYLPYQLWDSVQAFASSLSGSLATHAVLLGIGVGNAEASVSAATATWLVKDSTGMLGRIIFAWWKGSKLDCNAKQWRLFADILNDVAMFLEIMAPIYPIFFTMTVCISNLAKCIVSVAGGATRAALTMHQARRNNMADVSAKDSSQETLVNLAGLLVSLLMLPLVSACPSFSLSCFFFLTALHIYANYRAVRALVLETLNEDRLRLVLKHFLQRGEVLDPTSANQMEPLWTGFWPSLSLSLGVPLHRLISSVFELQQLVEGHQEPYLLHWDKSKSQVQVVLSQKAGPETILRAATHGLVLEALQGDGPLPRELEELRNRVLAGADKESWVIIKETHQVLDKLFPKFLKGLQDAGWKTEKHQLEVDEWRATWLPSPEKKIL; this comes from the exons ATGCGGACCGGCCGCGTTCGGTCCGGCGGGCTCGGAGAGGAGTGTTCCGAGATGGCTGGCGGTGCCAATCTTGAGGCCCAGCTGTGTTCCGAACAGTTCGGTtccggggcggcgcggggctgcCTCGCCGCCGCCGACGGCAGCTTGCAGTGGGAGGCTTGGGAGTGGCGCTGGTGGGGGCTCTCTGGGCCGTGCCCGGGGAGAGCCCGAGGACGGGATGGCGGCGGAGGGGGGACCCCCGGGACGGCTTCTCCGCGTCTCTCCGGCCTGTTGGTCGTGTTCCTGCCGCAGGGCTTCCCCGACAGCGTCAGCCCGGACTATCTGCCCTACCAGCTGTGGGATTCCGTGCAG GCCTTTGCTTCCAGCCTCTCGGGCTCCCTGGCCACGCACGCAGTCTTGCTGGGCATAGGGGTGGGGAACGCAGAAGCTTCTGTTTCAGCTGCCACCGCCACCTGGTTGGTGAAAG ATTCAACTGGCATGCTGGGCCGCATCATCTTTGCCTGGTGGAAGGG GAGTAAGCTGGACTGCAATGCCAAGCAGTGGAG GCTTTTTGCTGACATCCTCAATGATGTGGCCATGTTCCTTGAGATCATGGCTCCCATATATCCAATCTTTTTCACTATGACTGTCTGTATCAGCAACCTGGCCAAG TGCATCGTAAGCGTGGCTGGTGGGGCCACTCGGGCGGCCCTGACCATGCACCAGGCCAGGAGAAACAACATGGCTGATGTGTCAGCCAAGGATAGCAGCCAG GAGACACTGGTAAACCTGGCAGGGCTCCTGGTCAGCCTCTTGATGCTTCCCCTGGTGTCAGCTTGCCCGAG CTTCAGCCTcagctgtttcttcttcctcaccGCCCTTCACATCTATGCCAACTACCGGGCAGTCCGAGCCCTTGTCCTAGAGACTTTGAACGAAGACCGGCTCCGGCTGGTTCTGAAGCACTTCCTCCAGAGGGGAGAGGTTCTTGACCCCACTTCAGCTAATCAGATGGAGCCACTGTGGACAG GTTTTTGGCCATCTCTGTCTCTATCCCTGGGGGTCCCCCTACACCGCTTAATCTCCAG TGTCTTTGAGCTGCAGCAGCTGGTTGAAGGACACCAAGAACCCTACCTCCTTCACTGGGACAAATCAAAGA GCCAAGTGCAAGTCGTTTTGAGCCAGAAGGCAGGCCCTGAAACCATCCTAAGGGCTGCCACACACGGCCTGGTACTTGAAGCCCTGCAGGGAGATGGGCCCCTCCCAAGAGAGCTGGAGGAACTGAGGAACCGAGTACTGGCAG GTGCTGACAAAGAGAGCTGGGTCATCATCAAGGAGACACACCAAGTGTTGGACAAGCTCTTCCCAAAGTTCTTGAAAG GACTGCAGGATGCAGGCTGGAAGACTGAGAAGCACCAGCTAGAGGTGGATGAGTGGAGGGCCACGTGGCTTCCGTCTCCAGAAAAGAAGATCTTGTGA
- the SLC5A2 gene encoding sodium/glucose cotransporter 2 — protein sequence MEEHTEAGSVPGPGNQKVLINNSADILVIAAYFLLVIGVGLWSMCRTNRGTVGGYFLAGRSMVWWPVGASLFASNIGSGHFVGLAGTGAASGLAVAGFEWNALFVVLLLGWLFAPVYLTAGVITMPQYLRKRFGGHRIRLYLSVLSLFLYIFTKISVDMFSGAVFIQQALGWNIYASVIALLGITMIYTVTGGLAALMYTDTVQTFVILGGAFILMGYAFHEVGGYSGLFDKYLGAMTSLTVSEDPAVGNISSSCYRPRPDSYHLLRDPVTGDLPWPALLLGLTIVSGWYWCSDQVIVQRCLAGKNLTHIKAGCILCGYLKLMPMFLMVMPGMISRILYPDEVACVVPEVCKRVCGTEVGCSNIAYPRLVVKLMPNGLRGLMLAVMLAALMSSLASIFNSSSTLFTMDIYTRLRPCAGDRELLLVGRLWVVFIVAVSVAWLPIVQAAQGGQLFDYIQAVSSYLAPPVSAVFVLALFVPRVNEKGAFWGLIGGLLMGLARLIPEFSYGSGSCVQPSVCPALLCGMHYLYFAIVLFVCSGLLTLVISLCTAPIPRKHLHRLVFSLRHSKEEREDLDADELEGPTSPPIQNGCPEHAVEMEEPQPPAPGLLRRCLLWFCGMNGGGAGSPPAPTQEEMAAAARRLEDISEDSSWARVVNINALLMMAVATFFWGFYA from the exons ATGGAagaacacacagaggcaggctcTGTACCAGGCCCGGGAAACCAGAAGGTCCTAATTAACAACTCTGCTGACATCCTGGTCATTGCTGCTTATTTCCTGCTGGTCATTGGTGTCGGCTTGTGG TCCATGTGCAGAACCAACAGAGGCACCGTTGGCGGCTACTTCCTGGCAGGACGAAGCATGGTGTGGTGGCCG GTCGGGGCCTCTCTCTTTGCCAGCAACATCGGCAGTGGCCACTTTGTGGGCCTGGCAGGGACTGGTGCTGCAAGCGGCTTGGCTGTGGCTGGATTTGAGTGGAAT GCGCTGTTCGTGGTGCTGTTGCTGGGCTGGCTCTTCGCGCCGGTGTACCTGACGGCGGGCGTCATTACCATGCCGCAGTACCTGCGCAAGCGCTTCGGAGGCCACCGTATCCGCCTCTACTTGTCAGTGCTCTCGCTTTTTCTGTACATCTTCACCAAGATTTCG GTGGACATGTTCTCTGGCGCAGTATTCATTCAACAGGCTCTGGGCTGGAACATCTATGCCTCCGTCATCGCCCTTCTGGGCATCACCATGATCTACACTGTGACAG GAGGGCTGGCAGCGCTGATGTACACAGATACCGTGCAGACCTTTGTCATTCTTGGGGGGGCCTTCATCCTCATGGGTTACG CCTTCCATGAAGTGGGAGGGTATTCAGGGCTTTTCGACAAATACTTGGGGGCAATGACGTCGCTGACGGTTTCTGAGGATCCGGCGGTGGGCAACATCTCGAGTTCTTGCTATCGACCTCGGCCGGACTCCTACCACCTGCTCCGGGACCCTGTGACGGGGGACCTGCCATGGCCCGCGCTGCTCCTGGGTCTCACCATTGTCTCGGGCTGGTACTGGTGCAGCGACCAG GTCATCGTGCAGCGCTGTCTGGCCGGGAAGAACCTGACCCACATCAAGGCAGGCTGCATACTGTGTGGCTACTTGAAGCTGATGCCTATGTTCCTCATGGTCATGCCAGGCATGATCAGCCGCATTCTTTATCCAG ACGAGGTGGCGTGCGTGGTGCCCGAGGTGTGTAAGCGAGTGTGCGGTACTGAGGTGGGCTGCTCCAACATTGCCTACCCGCGGCTTGTCGTGAAGCTCATGCCCAATG GTCTGCGCGGACTCATGCTGGCAGTCATGCTGGCGGCGCTCATGTCCTCGCTGGCTTCCATCTTTAACAGCAGTAGCACACTTTTCACTATGGACATCTACACACGCCTGCGGCCCTGTGCAGGCGACCGGGAGCTGCTGCTAGTAGGACG GCTCTGGGTGGTGTTCATCGTGGCTGTGTCCGTGGCCTGGCTACCCATCGTGCAGGCAGCGCAGGGAGGGCAGCTCTTTGACTACATACAGGCAGTCTCCAGCTATCTGGCGCCACCTGTGTCTGCCGTCTTCGTGCTGGCGCTCTTTGTGCCCCGTGTCAACGAGAAG GGTGCCTTCTGGGGACTGATCGGGGGCCTGCTTATGGGTCTAGCGCGCCTTATTCCTGAGTTCTCCTATGGCTCGGGCAGCTGTGTGCAACCCTCAGTGTGCCCAGCACTCCTCTGCGGCATGCATTACCTCTACTTTGCCATCGTGCTCTTCGTCTGCTCTGGCCTCCTCACCCTTGTCATCTCACTCTGCACAGCACCCATCCCACGCAAGCAT cTCCACCGCCTGGTCTTCAGTCTACGGCACAGCAAGGAGGAGCGAGAGGACCTGGATGCTGATGAGCTGGAAGGTCCAACCTCACCCCCCATACAGAATGGGTGTCCGGAGCATGCGGTGGAGATGGAGG agccccagcccccagcacctggCCTGCTCCGCAGGTGTCTGCTCTGGTTCTGTGGAATGAATGGGGGTGGGGCCGGTAGTCCCCCAGCCCCTACTCAGGAGGAGATGGCTGCGGCAGCCAGGCGgctggaggacatcagtgaggaCTCGAGCTGGGCCCGTGTGGTCAACATCAATGCCCTGCTAATGATGGCTGTGGCCACTTTCTTCTGGGGCTTCTATGCCTGA